The following coding sequences lie in one Klebsiella huaxiensis genomic window:
- a CDS encoding MFS transporter: MSTTQVLGDTPFVSPGHPHASLTARIDALPASVGLWTFITLLALGGFFELYDLFQTGYISTGLLAEDIFHTGENGIFGISDQAAFASSTFMGLFIGASLLAPLADKLGRRLTFMFALAWYGVFSLIMALQSSAEGVIFCRFLVGVGLGIELVTIDTYLSEWVPTHLRNKAFAFAFFIQFLSVPAVALMSWMLVPTTLFGLTGWRWVIIFGALCSLVIWVIRKKLPESARWLEEKGRHEDAHKVMCEMEQRCGVSPSPRHSVEQHNSPRKLGNFKEIWAPQYRKRTIMLMVMNFFQAIGFFGFGNWLPALLSGQGASITHSLLYAFFITLAYPIGCLFCTRFVHRFENKWQIVLSALMTVIFGTLFALQNSPVLLVICGFMITWSNAWLTISYHAYQAEVFPTHIRARAVGFCYSFSRLSTAITSILIGIILQYAGTPGVISFIVASMLMVMLSVGIFGPKTRGISLENI; encoded by the coding sequence ATGTCTACCACCCAGGTTCTGGGCGATACACCGTTCGTCTCCCCAGGACACCCCCACGCCAGCTTAACCGCTCGCATTGATGCGCTTCCCGCCTCCGTTGGCCTGTGGACCTTTATCACGCTGCTGGCGCTGGGCGGTTTCTTCGAGCTGTACGATCTTTTCCAGACAGGATATATCAGCACAGGCCTGCTGGCGGAGGATATTTTCCATACCGGCGAGAACGGAATCTTCGGTATATCCGACCAGGCGGCGTTTGCCTCGTCAACCTTTATGGGACTGTTTATCGGCGCCAGCCTGCTTGCCCCTCTGGCGGATAAACTGGGGCGCCGCCTGACGTTTATGTTCGCCCTCGCCTGGTACGGCGTTTTTTCCCTGATCATGGCACTACAGAGCAGCGCCGAAGGCGTGATTTTCTGCCGTTTTCTGGTCGGCGTCGGTCTTGGCATTGAGCTGGTCACCATTGACACCTACTTAAGCGAATGGGTACCGACCCATCTGCGTAATAAAGCCTTCGCTTTCGCCTTCTTTATTCAGTTCTTATCGGTTCCCGCCGTAGCGCTGATGTCGTGGATGCTGGTGCCCACCACGCTTTTTGGTCTCACCGGCTGGCGCTGGGTGATTATCTTCGGCGCGCTCTGCTCGCTGGTGATATGGGTTATCCGTAAGAAGCTCCCGGAGTCGGCGCGCTGGCTGGAGGAAAAAGGCCGCCACGAGGACGCCCACAAGGTGATGTGCGAAATGGAGCAGCGCTGCGGCGTTTCTCCGTCACCACGGCATTCCGTTGAGCAGCACAACAGCCCGCGTAAGCTGGGAAACTTTAAAGAGATCTGGGCTCCGCAGTACCGCAAACGCACCATCATGCTAATGGTGATGAACTTCTTCCAGGCCATCGGCTTCTTTGGCTTTGGCAACTGGCTGCCCGCGCTGCTTTCGGGCCAGGGGGCGAGCATTACCCATAGCCTGCTGTATGCGTTTTTTATTACCCTCGCCTACCCGATTGGCTGTCTGTTCTGCACCCGCTTCGTACACCGCTTTGAAAACAAATGGCAAATTGTTCTTTCCGCGTTGATGACGGTGATCTTCGGTACCCTCTTTGCCCTGCAAAACAGTCCGGTGCTGCTGGTGATTTGCGGGTTTATGATAACCTGGTCGAACGCCTGGTTGACCATCAGCTATCACGCTTATCAGGCGGAGGTTTTCCCGACCCATATTCGCGCGCGGGCGGTAGGCTTCTGCTACTCCTTTAGCCGCCTGTCGACAGCGATCACCAGCATTCTGATCGGCATTATTTTGCAATATGCCGGTACGCCTGGCGTCATCAGCTTTATTGTCGCCAGCATGCTGATGGTGATGCTGTCAGTGGGTATTTTCGGTCCAAAAACCCGGGGAATAAGCCTGGAGAATATCTGA